The following coding sequences are from one Coriobacteriia bacterium window:
- a CDS encoding U32 family peptidase, with translation MPETHDRVELLAPAGGPEALVAAVNNGADAAYLGLSELNARRGAANFDLESLAEATRFAHLRETRVYLTANVVVLPHEIGTALEMIDAAWSVGVDAVIIQDLGVLRAVRTALPYVRIHASTQIDAMNPDAVLALAEAGASRVTLARELSLEAIAACADTGVEVESFVHGAICYSYSGQCLMSSMIGRRSANRGLCAQPCRLTYDLIDGRGETVAAPGRYLLSPKDMAGITHLPQLIAAGVRALKIEGRMKAPEYVAIVTGVYRAALDRALARPDDFAVTPAEWEMLEEAFNRGFTHGYLTGERGETLMSYSRPNNRGVLIGRIGQTRPGEATIELERSLDPADTLEVWTGSGRFAQTAGPLTVSGTAAATVPAGSVATFRPERHVSAGDRVFRVANDALLQAARRTFSGPGVVDHRATPVDFEVRVRVGRPLWLLARTADATVEVEGAEVTPARTKSITAEEIIEHVGRLGGSGYGAAGWQIDLDAAAGLGFSSLHALRRQALERLDELRMQPWAGRSAGAPALTPLSPAARAGRSPALVVAAWTEDVAVAARDAGADRVLLRTFGSPGAAPGSGFAPLLPRVAWASEVGGYDSVLGTEGLTVGNLGLLRRAAERGGVAADWPLNVLNAHAAAQLASMGADFVWASPELSGRQLAGLVAASPLPVGCVIWGRLELMVAEQCVLQAAGPCSRRCASCSRRAGWWRLRDQKGYEFPVTTDSSGRSHVMNSVTLDLIRALDEIIASGVAAVRVDFSDEPPARVAEVVRAVRSALVAVGSGAGAPEKPLVDPSTSGHFYRGLL, from the coding sequence TTGCCGGAAACACACGACCGCGTGGAGCTGCTCGCGCCCGCAGGGGGGCCCGAGGCGCTGGTTGCTGCGGTCAACAACGGGGCCGATGCCGCGTATCTCGGACTGAGCGAGCTGAACGCGCGGCGAGGGGCCGCGAACTTCGATCTCGAGTCCCTTGCCGAGGCGACCCGCTTTGCGCACCTGCGCGAGACGCGCGTCTACCTCACGGCCAATGTGGTGGTTCTGCCGCACGAGATCGGTACTGCGCTGGAGATGATCGACGCCGCATGGTCTGTGGGCGTTGACGCGGTCATCATCCAGGATCTCGGCGTACTGCGGGCGGTTCGAACCGCGCTGCCCTACGTGCGCATCCACGCCTCGACCCAGATCGATGCGATGAACCCGGACGCAGTGCTCGCTCTGGCCGAGGCCGGTGCGAGCAGGGTCACGCTCGCCCGCGAACTCTCGCTCGAGGCGATCGCCGCGTGTGCGGACACCGGCGTCGAGGTCGAGTCCTTCGTCCACGGCGCTATCTGCTACTCGTACTCGGGCCAGTGTCTCATGTCCTCGATGATCGGCCGTCGCTCGGCGAACCGCGGGCTGTGCGCGCAACCGTGCCGCCTCACCTACGACCTGATCGACGGCCGGGGCGAGACAGTCGCCGCTCCCGGCAGGTATCTGCTATCGCCGAAGGACATGGCTGGAATCACCCACCTGCCGCAGCTCATCGCGGCGGGCGTGCGCGCGCTCAAGATCGAGGGTCGCATGAAGGCGCCCGAGTACGTTGCGATCGTGACCGGCGTGTACCGCGCCGCGCTCGACCGGGCGCTCGCTCGGCCGGATGACTTCGCGGTGACTCCCGCCGAGTGGGAGATGCTCGAGGAGGCCTTCAACCGGGGCTTCACGCACGGATACCTGACCGGTGAGCGGGGCGAGACGCTCATGAGCTACAGCCGCCCCAACAACCGTGGGGTTCTGATCGGGCGGATCGGCCAGACTCGACCGGGGGAGGCGACCATCGAACTCGAGCGCTCGCTCGACCCTGCAGACACGCTGGAGGTCTGGACCGGCTCCGGCCGCTTCGCCCAGACGGCAGGACCGCTTACCGTTAGCGGCACTGCGGCGGCCACCGTCCCAGCCGGCTCGGTGGCGACGTTTCGTCCGGAGCGTCACGTCTCGGCAGGCGATCGCGTCTTCCGGGTCGCGAACGACGCGCTTCTACAGGCGGCACGTCGCACCTTCTCGGGGCCGGGTGTCGTCGACCACCGCGCCACCCCTGTGGACTTCGAGGTTCGCGTGCGCGTTGGCCGCCCGCTGTGGCTGCTTGCGCGCACCGCCGATGCGACCGTAGAGGTCGAGGGAGCCGAGGTGACGCCCGCCCGCACGAAGTCGATCACGGCCGAGGAGATCATCGAGCACGTCGGCAGGCTCGGCGGGTCGGGATACGGGGCCGCGGGGTGGCAGATCGATCTTGATGCGGCGGCGGGGCTCGGTTTCTCCTCGCTGCACGCCCTGCGCCGGCAGGCGCTCGAGAGGCTCGATGAACTCAGGATGCAGCCCTGGGCCGGGCGTTCCGCCGGTGCACCTGCGCTGACGCCACTCTCGCCGGCCGCTCGTGCCGGGCGCAGCCCGGCGCTGGTGGTCGCCGCCTGGACGGAGGATGTCGCGGTAGCTGCGCGCGACGCCGGCGCCGATCGCGTGCTTCTACGGACGTTCGGCTCGCCGGGTGCCGCCCCCGGGTCGGGCTTCGCGCCGCTGCTGCCGCGCGTCGCCTGGGCGTCCGAGGTCGGCGGGTACGATTCCGTGCTTGGGACCGAAGGTCTCACGGTCGGCAATCTCGGCCTCTTGCGGCGCGCCGCCGAGCGAGGTGGCGTCGCTGCGGACTGGCCGCTGAACGTGCTCAACGCACATGCTGCCGCCCAGCTTGCCTCGATGGGAGCGGACTTCGTGTGGGCCTCGCCTGAGCTGTCGGGACGGCAGCTCGCCGGGCTGGTCGCCGCATCGCCGCTCCCGGTGGGCTGCGTGATCTGGGGTCGCCTGGAGCTCATGGTAGCCGAGCAGTGCGTGCTCCAGGCGGCGGGTCCGTGCTCGCGGCGCTGCGCCTCGTGCAGTCGGCGCGCGGGGTGGTGGAGGTTGCGAGACCAGAAGGGGTACGAGTTCCCGGTGACGACCGATTCCTCGGGACGGTCGCACGTCATGAACTCGGTCACACTCGATCTCATCCGGGCGCTCGACGAGATCATCGCCTCCGGCGTGGCAGCGGTCCGCGTGGACTTCTCCGACGAGCCTCCGGCGCGGGTTGCCGAGGTGGTCCGGGCCGTGCGATCGGCGCTCGTTGCGGTCGGCAGCGGCGCGGGGGCCCCCGAAAAGCCTCTCGTCGATCCATCGACCAGCGGGCACTTCTACCGGGGACTCTTGTAG